Proteins encoded by one window of Nomascus leucogenys isolate Asia chromosome 19, Asia_NLE_v1, whole genome shotgun sequence:
- the LOC100592644 gene encoding LOW QUALITY PROTEIN: alpha/beta hydrolase domain-containing protein 17A-like (The sequence of the model RefSeq protein was modified relative to this genomic sequence to represent the inferred CDS: inserted 1 base in 1 codon): protein MSRAHRNVGLTSGPEGAGVFLGLGLLLGGEGVPTSRVCGACSCLHVHLCPHLPLSLIFLAPRFSHAVTQKPSIPGCSAAEIEFSLHYHGCFSNLAVVDLMRFMTFCSKEEGPSFHSESGTFAPLPAHLTSCGGGRDGPGEGVGSSADRLLAHGVSLVLEPGVWRRGGLGSYPLHALHPMAVLTWQEVVIASSGKLGGRPPPCPRLGAPPPLPCRARPGGVVGGGPGXGPARAAPAKNGLSLSELCCLFCCPPCPGRIAAKLAFLPPEATYSLVPEPEPGPCGAGAAPLGTLRASSGAPGRCKLQLTEHADFQYSQRELDTIEVFPTKSACGNRVSCMYVRCVPGARYTVLFSHGNAVDLGQMSSFYIGLGSRLHCSIFSYDYSGYGASSGRPSERNLYADIDTAWQALRTGYGISPDSIILYGQSIGTVPTVDLASRYECAAVVLHSPLTSGMRIAFPHTKKTCCFDAFPNIKKVSKITSLLLIIHGTEDEVIDFSHGLALYESCPKAVEPLWVEDAGHNDIELHSLYLERLRHFISQELPSQRA from the exons ATGAGTCGGGCTCACAGGAACGTGGGTCTCACATCAGGTCCCGAGGGAGCAGGTGTGTTTCTGGGCCTGGGGCTGCTCCTTGGTGGTGAGGGTGTCCCCACGAGCCGTGTCTGTGGCGCCTGCAGCTGCCTGCATGTCCATCTGTGTCCACATCTGCCTTTGAGCCTCATCTTCCTGGCCCCACGGTTTTCTCATGCTGTGACCCAAAAGCCGAGCATTCCAGGGTGTTCTGCTGCTGAAATTGAGTT CTCCTTACACTATCATGGTTGCTTTAGCAACTTAGCTGTTGTCGACTTAATGCGTTTCATGACGTTCTGCAGCAAGGAAGAAGGTCCGAGTTTCCACTCTGAATCAGGCACCTTCGCTCCCCTCCCCGCTCACTTGACTTCCTGTGGG GGTGGCAGAGATGGGCCGGGGGAGGGAGTGGGCAGCAGTGCGGACCGACTCCTGGCGCATGGGGTTTCCCTGGTGCTGGAGCCGGGCGTTTGGCGGAGGGGGGGGCTGGGGTCATATCCCCTGCATGCCCTGCACCCCATGGCTGTGCTCACGTGGCAAGAGGTGGTGATCGCCAGCTCAGGAAAG CTGGGGGGGCGCCCTCCCCCCTGCCCGCGACTCGGagcacccccacccctcccctgccGGGCCAGGCCGGGCGGCGTTGTTGGCGGGGGCCCCG GAGGCCCGGCCCGGGCGGCGCCCGCCAAGAACGGGCTGTCGCTGAGTGAGCTCTGCTGCCTCTTCTGCTGCCCGCCCTGCCCCGGCCGCATCGCTGCCAAGCTCGCCTTCCTGCCGCCGGAGGCCACCTACTCCCTGGTGCCTGAGCCCGAGCCGGGGCCTTGTGGGGCCGGGGCCGCCCCCTTGGGGACCCTGCGGGCCTCCTCGGGCGCACCCGGGCGCTGTAAGCTGCAACTGACGGAACACGCCGACTTCCAGTACAGCCAGCGCGAGCTGGACACCATCGAGGTCTTCCCCACCAAGAGCGCCTGCGGCAACCGCGTCTCCTGCATGTATGTTCGCTGCGTGCCTGGCGCCAGGTACACGGTCCTCTTCTCGCACGGCAACGCCGTGGACTTGGGCCAGATGAGCAGCTTCTACATTGGCCTGGGCTCCCGCCTCCACTGCAGCATCTTCTCCTACGACTACTCCGGCTACGGTGCCAGCTCGGGCAGGCCTTCCGAGAGGAACCTCTATGCCGACATCGACACCGCCTGGCAGGCCCTGCGCACCGG GTACGGCATCAGCCCGGACAGCATCATCCTGTACGGGCAGAGCATCGGCACGGTGCCCACCGTGGACCTGGCCTCGCGCTACGAGTGTGCCGCGGTGGTGCTGCACTCGCCGCTCACCTCGGGCATGCGCATCGCCTTCCCCCACACCAAGAAGACCTGCTGCTTCGACGCCTTCCCCAACATCAAGAAGGTGTCCAAGATCACGTCGCTCCTGCTCATCATCCACGGCACGGAGGACGAGGTGATCGACTTCTCGCACGGGCTGGCGCTCTACGAGAGCTGCCCCAAGGCGGTGGAGCCGCTGTGGGTGGAGGACGCCGGGCACAACGACATCGAGCTCCACAGCCTGTACCTGGAGCGCCTGCGTCACTTCATCTCCCAGGAGTTGCCCAGCCAGCGCGCCTAG